Proteins from a genomic interval of Spea bombifrons isolate aSpeBom1 chromosome 4, aSpeBom1.2.pri, whole genome shotgun sequence:
- the LOC128491374 gene encoding posterior protein-like codes for MEIVAQYAEASTFDPLMMENENEFKQMHSLWLQCEKENCRVDNKKWYLNKDRLKIQNCMKLLKLLRNQLNRLLVGHTPVASIINNTSKYSDCPTCGLNGDYVTTLEDNYEARGELISSLRTCLATQTPVAVCSQGETCGEEEEAQSIVENENPGTNIGNRILDELDNGGIPVLTPLVTKPAIPHFMDPLSVSPSVKSRISATLQTAKILQQQDRDKAMKQLMKLKPLFTPYDCKTDVLSNMSNFESAVKQYMLSPKEACMMLKMWVPSSIACRLNPPINGPINRDRDWFKDDKWSTEGDRLRAVSKFVTGDRDLDSHSLAEMKVNLQDDPWVFASKFEQVYRLTHRIPPDQTPPDLLQYLVKKFTYLDPGVQMMAEEKDTLEGVLNIIGKARQNLMRKGVIGQRKVAIVTTNEGKQSLPEIPFRGICYYCNKPGHRQKECWKAKRDQRVTEGWHVSPSPSWSVKESDQRGSVKMKRNNSPEKADQEHHSNPLPRTNLYGPVREALRMMAVQGVFTNEHKLKPGDEAPLILISD; via the coding sequence ATGGAAATTGTAGCACAGTATGCGGAAGCTAGCACTTTTGACCCATTAATgatggaaaatgaaaatgaatttaaacaaatgcatagCTTATGGTTGCAATGTGAGAAAGAGAATTGCAGAGTAGACAATAAGAAGTGGTACCTGAATAAAGATAGACTGAAAATCCAGAACTGTATGAAGTTGCTGAAGTTATTGAGGAATCAGTTGAACCGTCTACTTGTGGGGCACACGCCTGTGGCCTCCATAATAAACAACACAAGTAAATATAGTGATTGTCCAACCTGTGGATTAAATGGAGATTATGTAACCACATTAGAGGACAATTACGAAGCGAGAGGAGAGTTGATATCATCCCTTAGGACATGTTTAGCCACGCAAACCCCAGTTGCTGTATGCAGCCAGGGGGAAACATgtggagaagaagaagaggcacaAAGTATTGTAGAGAATGAGAACCCAGGAACAAACATAGGAAACCGTATACTGGATGAGCTAGATAATGGTGGtatccctgtattaacccctcttGTAACAAAGCCAGCAATACCACATTTTATGGACCCTTTATCTGTTTCACCTAGTGTTAAAAGCAGGATATCTGCCACCCTGCAAACTGCTAAAATTCTACAGCAGCAGGATAGAGATAAGGCGATGAAACAGCTGATGAAGTTAAAGCCCCTCTTTACCCCATATGACTGCAAAACAGATGTCCTTTCAAACATGTCCAATTTCGAGTCAGCAGTTAAACAATATATGCTCTCTCCTAAAGAGGCATGTATGATGCTTAAAATGTGGGTCCCAAGCAGCATTGCATGTAGATTGAATCCACCCATAAATGGCCCTATTAATCGAGACCGAGATTGGTTTAAAGATGATAAATGGAGTACAGAGGGAGACAGACTTAGAGCTGTCTCCAAATTTGTAACAGGAGACAGAGATTTAGATAGTCATTCACTTGCTGAGATGAAGGTGAATTTACAAGATGATCCGTGGGTTTTTGCTTCCAAATTTGAGCAAGTCTATCGGCTAACCCACCGCATTCCACCAGATCAAACTCCTCCTGATCTACTGCAATACCTAGTAAAAAAATTCACTTACTTAGACCCCGGAGTGCAAATGATGGCAGAGGAAAAAGATACTTTGGAAGGGGTATTGAACATCATAGGGAAGGCCAGGCAGAATTTAATGAGGAAAGGAGTCATAGGACAGCGTAAGGTTGCGATTGTAACTACCAATGAAGGGAAGCAATCTCTACCTGAGATTCCCTTCAGAGGTATTTGTTATTATTGCAATAAACCTGGTCATAGACAGAAAGAATGTTGGAAGGCCAAGAGAGACCAAAGGGTGACTGAGGGATGGCATGTTAGTCCATCCCCCTCTTGGTCTGTCAAAGAAAGTGATCAAAGAGGATCTGTaaagatgaaaagaaataacAGTCCTGAAAAGGCAGATCAGGAACATCATTCTAACCCTCTGCCTAGGACCAATCTGTATGGTCCGGTGCGGGAGGCTCTGAGAATGATGGCAGTACAGGGAGTGTTTACTAATGAGCACAAACTGAAACCGGGGGACGAGGCTCCTCTAATTTTAATTTCAGATTGA